The proteins below come from a single Amphiura filiformis chromosome 15, Afil_fr2py, whole genome shotgun sequence genomic window:
- the LOC140170690 gene encoding uncharacterized protein — MTAEDFQSAMDNQNGHYSYQHQATTQPAAYTTKHHLHHHDQVEKQSHHEPISEDDKFRQSISEYSAADKEEALNLKRKEMEMEDGDLHLKSLSTQKRRFADVKPPYSYIALITMALESSKDAMLTLNDIYQFIIDKFPYFRDNQQRWQNSIRHNLSLNDCFIKIPRAPGRPGKGNYWALHPACGDMFSNGSFLRRAKRFKLAKRRNQPAQIQHVNSYGHFNLYPAPYSASPYSSYPYSAYYSSSQSSNRQYSPSYLDSAATDAWSSPTSASSSQYTSSASLYSSYGSSSGSSYLPNAAHAASSLSSYASLQQSAYSAANPYCQLSRRIAHPSL, encoded by the coding sequence ATGACGGCTGAAGATTTTCAATCTGCCATGGATAACCAAAATGGTCACTACTCATACCAGCACCAAGCTACGACTCAACCTGCTGCATATACAACCAAACACCATCTCCATCATCATGATCAAGTCGAAAAACAGTCTCATCATGAACCGATATCTGAAGACGATAAATTCAGGCAAAGTATTTCTGAATATTCTGCAGCAGATAAGGAGGAAGCGCTGAATTTAAAGAGGAAAGAGATGGAGATGGAAGATGGTGATCTTCATCTCAAATCTCTGTCGACACAGAAAAGACGCTTTGCAGATGTCAAGCCACCGTATTCTTACATTGCACTGATCACAATGGCTCTAGAGAGCTCCAAAGATGCCATGTTAACCTTAAACGACATCTACCAGTTCATCATTGACAAATTCCCATACTTCCGAGATAACCAACAACGCTGGCAGAACTCAATCCGCCATAACTTGAGCCTCAACGATTGCTTCATCAAGATCCCGCGTGCACCAGGCAGACCAGGCAAAGGTAACTACTGGGCTTTGCATCCAGCTTGCGGTGATATGTTCAGCAACGGTAGTTTCTTGAGGAGAGCAAAGAGATTTAAACTTGCAAAAAGAAGAAACCAACCAGCGCAAATTCAACACGTGAACTCTTACGGACATTTCAATCTGTACCCCGCACCCTACTCAGCATCTCCGTACTCAAGCTACCCATACTCAGCATACTACTCATCTTCACAAAGTTCCAACAGACAATACTCACCATCTTATTTGGACTCAGCAGCAACCGATGCATGGTCATCGCCAACATCTGCCTCCAGCTCACAGTACACCTCCTCCGCATCTTTATACTCTTCATACGGATCTTCATCTGGCAGCAGTTATCTTCCAAACGCTGCACATGCCGCTTCATCTTTGAGCAGTTATGCCAGTTTGCAACAGAGTGCCTACTCCGCGGCTAACCCGTACTGTCAGTTAAGTCGGAGGATAGCTCATCCgtcattataa